One Salvia miltiorrhiza cultivar Shanhuang (shh) chromosome 6, IMPLAD_Smil_shh, whole genome shotgun sequence genomic window, CAATTCAATAAACATCATCGCTAACCCTTCATGGATGTAGATTACGGCCAAACCATATAACTTCTCGACCTCGTATGTACAATTCTACAATTTGTTTATTGGATAAAGACACAAACGAGTTAGGATTCTTCTTGAATTACGTACATCGGTCTTCGATTTACAACATCATTATTTACGTCAAATATCATTGTGGCCCACAAGTAAATATCTTTATTTTcacttaaaaataatatttttatttatcattcttactttttaaaaaaaatatatcctaaaaaagttaatatttctcttatgttttattataaattattcactTTTTATGTATTGAATTGAAACAAATGGAATAACATATTTGACAAAACATTTTCCATAGTATGAAATGGGAATATTATAGGGGCTAAATAAGATTTTCCCAAAACACACCCATCTTTTAATAAACTTATGGGTAATTTCTTATAGACTTTTTATTTAAAGGGACTTGATAGCAATTAAAACCaacggatttaaacaaaagcccCACATAAATCCCCAAAATAAGCCCTTCCGCTTTTCAACTCAACCGCGCCGGCCttccaaactccactcacatatTTACACACAGTCTGGAGAAAGCAAAATCGACCGAGGAGAGAGATACAGAGAAGGTACTGAGAGAAAATTCAAGGCTGAGGAAAGTCCGGTTCAATTTCGGCTGAGGGGCGGATTTTGCGAGAGCTGCTACTACACGCCGCCGCATGTAGGTTCCTCAATGATAAGGTATGAGAAGCAATCGTTTTCGCGGTTATAATCAACAGAGAATGTGCACGCATTTAGATACTTTTTAAGTTTTCCTCTACTCGTCGATAGTAGTTTGTTTAATTGTATGACTGCAAATTTCAATTCCTCTGCAGGTCGAATTAGTAAGTGGGTTTTTTAAGAACAAATTGATCGAATTAGTAAGTGGAATTAGTAAGAGGAACAGCAATGGCCTACGCAGTTTCACCGCAGAAATCTTTGATTGAGGTTCATAATTCGCATAGGCTGAACTCACTCTCCAACCGAGCAGATATAAATTCGGATGCAAAGGCTGCAGTTCCATCTTCTGTATGCTATCGCAGAACTAAATGTGCTCTGCAGCAGACTGAAACGAATGGTGCGAGATCATCACCTTCTTTGTGGTGCAGAGGGCAACAAGTGGGTGTTCGTCTTGATAGGCGCAGCGAAGGTAGCGAACAAGAGATTAAATCAGATGGTAAGATGGGGGCTGAGAGGAAATTCATCGGCAAAATGCATCCGAGCAAGTATTCATATTCGTTGAAATTTGCCTCGGATGGTTCCTTTATTGAGAATGAGGAAAAGACCAACAATGAAATCCTCCAAAGTCTGTGCAGCCGTGGGAAATTAGTTGAAGCAGTGAAGTTGGTAGACGTGATGACGCGCAGAAACCAGATTCCGGATTTCCAGTCCTGCATAAACATGATCAGAGGTCTGGTGAATGCTAAGCAAACAGACAGGGCTTATAAGGTTCTTCAATTAGTGGTTATGACTGGTCGGATTCCTGATATCATAACATATAATATGATGATTGGTGGTTTGTGTAGAAAAAGGTATCTCGAAGCTGCTATTGATTTGCTTGAGTGCATGAGCTTGAGTGGTTGCCCTCCTGATACCATCACTTACAACACAATTATACGAGCCATGTTTGATCAAGGCAAGTGTGAGGAGGCCGTCCAGTTTTGGAAGGACCAGCTCATAAAGGGATGCCCTCCTTTTGTGATCAGTTACACAATCCTCATTGAGTTGGTGTGTAAGAAAATTGGAGCGACGCGGGCTCTGGAAATCATGGAGGATATGGCAGCTGAGGGGTGTTATCCTGATATGGTGACTTTTAACTCCATTGTCAATCTTACTTGTAAGCAGGGAAATTATGAAGAAACTACATTGGTCGTGGGCAATCTTCTGTCGCGTGGGATGGAACCAAACACTGTAACATACAATACTCTACTGCATTCTCTTTGTATGTATGGGTGTTGGGACGAAGTAGATGAGATGCTCTCCTACATGAATGAAAGCTCGAACCCTCCTACATCTGTGACATACAATATTATCATCAATGGTCTGTGCAAGGAGGGTTTGGTTGATCGTGCTATTGACTTCTTTCATCAGATGGTTTCACTTGGTTGCTCTCCTGATATTGTTACTTATAACACCTTGCTATGTGCACTGTGTAAGGAGGCCATGATAGATGAAGCCATTGAGATTCTTCGCCGCTTGGTAAATACAAATTgctctcccaccattatcacttACAACATTGTGGTTGATGGATTGGCCAAGCAGGGAGCGATGGGGAAGGCAATGGAGGTTTACAAGTTCATGCTGGAGCATGGGCCTCGTCCTGATGATGTTACATATCGATGCCTGATTTGGGGCTTCTGTCGGACAGATCAGGTTGAAGAAGCCGTGGAGCTGCTGAATGTGATAGGTAAGTATAGCAGGCGCAGAGTGAGGGACAACTGTTATAGATTCATCATTCACAGATTATGCAAGAAGAAGGAAGTGGATGCCGCTGTTGAAGTTGTGGAACTGTTTATTTCAAGTAGAATAAAGTGTGATCCCATCTTTTGTGCCACCATTATTCTAGGAATACATGCTGCGGGAATGATTGATGAAGCTGCGGAGCTGCGCAAGAAGTTGATAGAGAGAGAGTTGCTCTCTCTTTAGGCTGGCAATGTAGGTTGAGTATTTCAGACAGGAATGAGAGGAGGCGTGCGTGTATGGATGTGTTTTGAGTTATTCTTAGGAAGAGAAGGGCAAGTTTTGAGTTCTTTGTAGGAAGGGGAGGAGAAGGGTTTTTGAAGCTAAAGAAACTCGGATTTTACACTTTCCCATTTTTGAACATTATAGAATGATTCTAGATGCAGGTTTTGGCCCTTCATTCTGTTCTTTTTATGTATGGATTCTTTACTCGAATGATGAATTTTGTAGCATTTGTTCAAATGCAGGAATTGATGTGTGCCTATATGGATAGAGATAGAGTTTTAAGGGAACTCATCACCCAAATCGCAAATTTTATCACGgttttcataatttaatgtATAATGGAGTATAATAATAGTAAAGGCTGTCCCATAATTACTgtcttattttttcatttaaatgctttATTATTCTTTTATAAACCATAACTCCCAAATATTGATGATGAGGAGTATGAATCCATAAAGATTTTCCCAATTTCTTTTGTTTAGTTGGTGTTTGAGAAAAATTTACTACTACTCGAGACTTGCATAGATAAACATCACTTTTATGCAATAATTTACAAAACTCTCACTACGAGTGCATTACAAATTACCGGCTCCAAAATCTGGCCACTTTTGCGTTTAACACTAACCATTGTGTATATTATATCTATCCAGATTTCCtcatttctctaaaattagtttatttCTAGAGGAGGATGTGAAATTACCATATAAGAAGAGATGGCAATTCACAATAATTTGAAAGTATAAATGTAGAGAGCCCTCGTTGATGAAAGAAAAACTCATCAATGGGTTGTCAAACAAACAAACCTCTCTCCATCTCCAACAATCCAAAACCAAGACTTGAAAAAGTGATCAATCAAGATAGATTTTGACATCAATGCCATTGTCAATAAGGGACTGAACAACTGCCCTTATTTTTCCTTCAAACTTATCCCTTTCCCTGGGGGTATAAGAAGCTGTATACACGTCGGCTTCTCTCGCCCTATCACTCAAAATCTGGCCTATTGCCAAACAAGCAGGTATATCAGATCGCGATCTCAGTGCAGCCTTGATATCTTTCGAGTTTGTACCAGCAACTGCAACCTGCTTGCATGTCACTCTGTGGGTGATTGAAGCAGAGACAAATCGTTTTGAGATGAACACGTCCAGTGTAAACGGCTCCATGTA contains:
- the LOC130988422 gene encoding pentatricopeptide repeat-containing protein At1g08610; translated protein: MAYAVSPQKSLIEVHNSHRLNSLSNRADINSDAKAAVPSSVCYRRTKCALQQTETNGARSSPSLWCRGQQVGVRLDRRSEGSEQEIKSDGKMGAERKFIGKMHPSKYSYSLKFASDGSFIENEEKTNNEILQSLCSRGKLVEAVKLVDVMTRRNQIPDFQSCINMIRGLVNAKQTDRAYKVLQLVVMTGRIPDIITYNMMIGGLCRKRYLEAAIDLLECMSLSGCPPDTITYNTIIRAMFDQGKCEEAVQFWKDQLIKGCPPFVISYTILIELVCKKIGATRALEIMEDMAAEGCYPDMVTFNSIVNLTCKQGNYEETTLVVGNLLSRGMEPNTVTYNTLLHSLCMYGCWDEVDEMLSYMNESSNPPTSVTYNIIINGLCKEGLVDRAIDFFHQMVSLGCSPDIVTYNTLLCALCKEAMIDEAIEILRRLVNTNCSPTIITYNIVVDGLAKQGAMGKAMEVYKFMLEHGPRPDDVTYRCLIWGFCRTDQVEEAVELLNVIGKYSRRRVRDNCYRFIIHRLCKKKEVDAAVEVVELFISSRIKCDPIFCATIILGIHAAGMIDEAAELRKKLIERELLSL
- the LOC130988423 gene encoding uncharacterized protein LOC130988423 translates to MFRLAFRKLCARVDGGCEIRPLSQFRSFHSAQPSLAPRSFFGVEDFLDDDNSRPYTYQKEKKSRNPNKHVSFKQRTVAYMEPFTLDVFISKRFVSASITHRVTCKQVAVAGTNSKDIKAALRSRSDIPACLAIGQILSDRAREADVYTASYTPRERDKFEGKIRAVVQSLIDNGIDVKIYLD